Proteins co-encoded in one Cytophaga hutchinsonii ATCC 33406 genomic window:
- a CDS encoding anhydro-N-acetylmuramic acid kinase produces the protein MIHKKHTVAGLMSGTSLDGLDIAVCTFEYKNDRWVYTTVASTTIDYSAGFKQELNQAMRLPGEELILLDRSFGAFQGEEVKAFLHAQGLQVDLVAAHGHTIFHNPAKGYTLQIGSGASLYAACGIPVVCDFRSVDVAYGGQGAPLVPLGDELLFSAYSGCLNLGGIANIGYMHSGMNVAFDICAVNIVLNALSLKEGKVYDDGGRIAESGSLIPALLEKLEALPFYSETGPKSLGREWVDAVIFPLLENYSSHSNKDMMHTFVVHCGQQIAKALQGLPVKNNTRNLLITGGGAFNTFLVEQIRLHAGSQIEIVVPDTTTIQYKEAIIFAFLGLLRMYDIPNAKSTVTGASVNTIGGAVYGSLNDFFS, from the coding sequence ATGATACATAAAAAACATACCGTTGCAGGTTTAATGTCGGGCACCTCTCTGGATGGTTTAGACATAGCTGTATGCACGTTTGAATATAAAAATGACAGATGGGTATATACGACTGTAGCGTCCACCACGATTGATTACAGTGCCGGTTTTAAACAGGAGCTTAATCAGGCTATGCGTTTACCGGGAGAGGAACTGATTTTACTAGACCGTTCTTTCGGTGCTTTTCAGGGAGAAGAAGTAAAAGCTTTTTTGCATGCCCAAGGGCTGCAGGTTGATTTGGTTGCAGCACATGGGCACACCATTTTTCATAATCCTGCGAAAGGGTATACGCTGCAGATCGGCAGCGGTGCCAGCTTATATGCTGCATGCGGAATTCCGGTTGTGTGTGATTTCAGATCGGTTGACGTGGCATACGGCGGACAAGGTGCTCCCCTGGTACCGTTAGGGGATGAACTGTTATTTTCCGCATACAGCGGCTGTCTCAATTTAGGGGGGATTGCTAATATTGGTTATATGCATTCGGGCATGAATGTAGCCTTTGACATTTGTGCGGTGAATATTGTGCTTAATGCACTGTCACTAAAAGAAGGCAAAGTATATGATGACGGCGGCAGAATCGCAGAGAGCGGATCTTTAATACCGGCACTGCTTGAAAAACTTGAAGCCCTTCCTTTTTATTCTGAAACCGGCCCAAAATCTCTGGGCCGCGAATGGGTAGATGCCGTTATTTTTCCTCTGTTAGAAAACTATTCGTCCCATTCAAACAAAGACATGATGCATACGTTTGTTGTGCATTGCGGGCAACAGATTGCTAAGGCACTTCAGGGCTTGCCTGTTAAAAATAATACCCGGAATCTGCTGATAACGGGAGGAGGTGCGTTCAATACGTTTCTGGTGGAACAGATCCGTTTACATGCAGGCAGTCAGATAGAAATTGTAGTGCCTGACACAACTACCATTCAGTATAAAGAAGCGATCATTTTTGCATTCCTGGGGTTATTACGTATGTATGACATACCAAATGCAAAAAGCACCGTTACCGGTGCTTCTGTAAATACGATTGGCGGTGCAGTTTATGGAAGCCTTAATGACTTCTTTTCTTAA
- a CDS encoding T9SS type A sorting domain-containing protein: protein MKTISLTIYIILSAFLSFGQIPYAYNDEIITDGKPVKVKEYNYDYDSQEEQYIKNHTFTYNSDGKLTEHIETGKDITEMYQTFRYRFQYDTEGRLSYYWNEQETLSGYKSQYEQQWLYDSHGMITDVNIWSVVNDTKYLIPNSYKRLISRDGEDKVLKIEKYIYGVVIKDGEYEEKYILETISTFKYTDINTLDSIIVYRSTDLTNGGTMALDSKRYNFDFRNYNVLNTDLITYDSYETSNYNDEKTKLLNTYDLEGRLTSQKITNLNDIIISKTAWIYELDKVTATGMYEKKIDYIDASGRNRKTETYSFNGTDWELLYPANMQNIRMFQDGKIVSDLLENYYDSETGMYKNDTRFDYEYSLTAGILNQKASDVILLYPNPSTGIVYLKDYQKIQKLSVSSISGTPVIVPVQEQVDLSGFSAGIYIVTAEYADKRLSIQRLILK from the coding sequence ATGAAAACTATATCACTAACCATTTATATTATCCTTAGCGCGTTCCTATCGTTTGGACAAATTCCTTATGCATATAATGATGAAATTATTACAGATGGTAAGCCAGTAAAGGTTAAAGAATATAACTACGATTACGATAGCCAGGAAGAGCAGTATATAAAAAATCATACGTTTACATATAATTCAGACGGAAAACTTACAGAACATATTGAAACGGGGAAAGATATTACGGAGATGTATCAGACATTTCGGTACAGATTCCAATATGATACAGAAGGAAGATTGTCATACTACTGGAATGAACAGGAAACATTGTCAGGTTATAAAAGCCAGTATGAGCAGCAGTGGTTGTACGATAGCCATGGTATGATAACGGATGTAAATATCTGGAGTGTTGTGAACGACACAAAATATCTGATACCTAATTCTTACAAGAGATTAATCAGCCGCGATGGAGAAGATAAGGTCCTTAAAATAGAAAAATACATCTATGGTGTTGTTATTAAAGACGGAGAGTATGAAGAGAAATATATCTTAGAAACTATTTCTACATTCAAATATACAGATATTAATACTCTGGACAGTATTATTGTATATCGCAGTACTGATCTGACAAACGGCGGCACTATGGCATTGGATTCAAAACGTTACAATTTTGATTTTAGAAATTACAACGTTTTGAATACAGACCTGATAACATACGATTCATACGAAACATCAAATTACAACGACGAAAAAACGAAGTTACTGAACACCTATGATTTAGAGGGAAGATTAACTTCACAAAAAATAACAAATCTGAATGACATTATTATTAGTAAAACTGCGTGGATATATGAGTTAGATAAAGTGACTGCTACAGGAATGTATGAAAAGAAAATTGATTATATAGATGCGTCTGGCAGAAACCGGAAAACAGAAACATATTCATTTAATGGCACTGATTGGGAACTTCTATATCCAGCGAATATGCAGAACATAAGAATGTTTCAGGACGGTAAAATTGTTTCTGACTTACTTGAAAATTATTATGATAGTGAAACGGGAATGTATAAAAACGACACCAGATTTGATTATGAATATTCTCTGACAGCAGGTATTTTAAATCAAAAGGCTTCGGATGTTATATTGTTATATCCGAATCCTAGTACTGGAATTGTTTATTTAAAAGACTATCAGAAGATACAAAAACTATCTGTTTCATCTATAAGCGGAACACCAGTTATAGTACCTGTGCAGGAACAGGTTGACCTTTCAGGGTTTTCGGCTGGAATTTACATTGTAACTGCTGAGTATGCAGATAAACGCTTAAGCATACAACGCCTGATATTGAAATAG
- a CDS encoding ATP-dependent helicase: MSSKASKYDLLFQEQLARLNTAQREAVETIEGPVLVIAGPGTGKTQILSARIGKILASPDLQVQPHNILCLTFTEAGTVAMRKRLLDFIGPEAYRVHVYTFHGFCNQVIQENLDYFGVRNLQPISELETIELYQKLIDNFDATSKLKRFKGDIYYDQIGLKELFKNMKSEGWSEESMYILIDRYVDELKDDPEHQYKRKSGNNNKGDLKASYYTEIEKMAKLKAAIAEFANFNAAMGAIRRYDYNDMILWVLKAFKENELLLRNYQERYQYILVDEYQDTSGSQNEVVDLLASYWERPNLFVVGDDDQSIYRFQGANIKNIIDFNSKYNPALIVLKENYRSTQAVLDASMAVIKNNNERLVNSVQGLDKQLTAKGIIAASHVEPKIIEYYNELHEEASVVEQLEKLHHEGVDLSEVAVIYRKHSKVADIIKVLEKRKIPLNIKQSINVLHLPFVQNLIDILAYIQKENEYPDSGEEQLFRLMHFEYFNIDPTDIANISRKTRRTSESSAIRWRELMSKKEELAKLNLHSLPSILSLEANLTYWQKEFHNITLQVLFEKITTRGGILSWIMNSSEKTWYMQVLTTFFDFLKEETARNPLLSLKEFLSTIQKMLDNDVRLNLQKIIHAEKGVNFVTAHSSKGLEYRYVFLIGCNSRQWEGQAERSFGFKIPSTITENVEHDKEEDERRLFYVALTRAKEYLYISYPAKDVNEKELVCSRFLVELTEQETTKTTFVSLSDDAIVQYKLDILQFTEPPVIPLIDAVYLTELLESYQLSVTHLNKYLSCPIAFYFENMLMVPSARTASSGFGTAIHEALKDFFAAMLADEEKRFPTVQYLSEVFKLKLKNVHSHFTLIEYKNYETYGSTVVLPELYETYIGEWEKNVLLEHRIDNVEYKGVPIKGNVDKIEIHGSDVNVIDYKTGKYASSKSKLLPPTEKEPNGGDYWRQIIFYKLLIENDRKTNYKVVTGELDFVEPDAATKKPTKHKIFISPEDEQIVANQVITAYAKIKNHEFSQGCGEEDCTWCTFVRYNYKPMELTHSEQE; encoded by the coding sequence ATGTCTTCAAAAGCATCAAAATACGATCTACTTTTTCAGGAACAGCTGGCCAGGCTCAACACTGCACAACGTGAAGCAGTTGAAACCATTGAAGGTCCTGTGCTTGTAATTGCCGGCCCTGGCACCGGTAAAACACAGATCCTTTCCGCACGTATCGGTAAAATTCTGGCCTCACCTGATTTACAGGTGCAGCCGCATAATATTCTCTGCCTTACCTTTACCGAAGCCGGTACAGTTGCCATGCGCAAGCGCTTACTTGATTTTATTGGTCCGGAAGCATATCGCGTGCATGTATACACGTTTCATGGTTTCTGTAATCAGGTCATTCAGGAAAATCTGGACTACTTTGGCGTACGGAATTTACAGCCAATCTCTGAATTGGAAACGATTGAGTTATATCAAAAACTCATCGATAACTTTGATGCAACAAGTAAGCTGAAGCGCTTTAAAGGAGACATATATTATGACCAGATTGGCCTGAAAGAACTTTTCAAAAATATGAAAAGTGAAGGCTGGTCGGAAGAGTCCATGTATATCCTGATTGATCGTTATGTAGACGAATTGAAAGATGATCCCGAACATCAATATAAACGCAAGTCAGGAAACAACAACAAAGGGGATTTAAAGGCTAGCTATTATACAGAGATTGAAAAGATGGCCAAACTTAAAGCGGCCATTGCAGAGTTTGCAAACTTCAATGCTGCTATGGGTGCCATACGTCGTTACGATTACAACGATATGATTCTTTGGGTGCTGAAAGCGTTTAAAGAAAATGAATTGCTGCTGCGCAACTATCAGGAACGGTATCAATACATCTTAGTTGATGAGTACCAGGATACAAGCGGCTCGCAGAACGAAGTAGTAGATCTGCTTGCTTCGTACTGGGAACGCCCGAACTTATTTGTTGTTGGCGATGACGATCAATCCATTTACCGTTTTCAGGGAGCAAATATTAAAAACATCATTGATTTTAATAGTAAATATAACCCTGCACTTATTGTGCTTAAAGAGAATTACCGTTCTACACAAGCCGTGCTGGATGCTTCCATGGCTGTTATAAAAAATAACAACGAACGGTTGGTAAACAGTGTACAAGGACTCGATAAACAACTTACGGCTAAAGGCATAATTGCAGCGTCGCATGTTGAACCGAAAATTATTGAATATTATAATGAACTGCATGAAGAAGCGTCTGTTGTTGAACAGCTGGAAAAACTTCATCACGAAGGCGTTGACTTATCTGAGGTTGCAGTGATCTACCGCAAACACTCAAAAGTAGCCGATATTATAAAGGTGCTGGAGAAACGCAAAATTCCGTTAAACATTAAACAAAGTATTAATGTACTGCACTTGCCATTCGTTCAGAATCTGATTGATATTTTAGCTTACATTCAAAAAGAAAATGAATACCCGGATTCAGGAGAAGAACAGTTGTTCCGGTTAATGCATTTTGAATATTTTAATATTGACCCGACAGATATTGCAAACATTTCCAGAAAAACACGACGTACGTCTGAAAGTTCCGCTATCCGCTGGCGCGAACTGATGTCTAAAAAAGAAGAGCTGGCAAAACTGAATCTGCATTCGTTGCCATCCATTCTTTCACTGGAAGCAAACTTAACCTATTGGCAAAAAGAATTTCATAACATTACCTTACAGGTGTTGTTTGAAAAAATTACAACACGCGGCGGCATACTTTCCTGGATCATGAATTCGTCTGAAAAGACCTGGTACATGCAGGTATTAACAACGTTCTTTGATTTCTTAAAAGAAGAAACCGCACGCAATCCATTGCTGTCGCTGAAAGAATTTTTGTCAACCATACAGAAGATGCTTGATAATGATGTGCGGCTTAATCTTCAAAAAATTATTCATGCAGAAAAAGGTGTAAATTTTGTTACCGCGCACTCTTCAAAAGGATTGGAATACCGGTATGTGTTTCTGATCGGCTGTAACTCCAGGCAATGGGAGGGACAGGCCGAGCGGAGTTTTGGATTTAAAATTCCAAGTACTATAACAGAAAACGTTGAACACGATAAAGAAGAAGATGAACGCCGGTTGTTTTATGTTGCATTAACACGTGCGAAAGAATATTTATACATATCCTATCCGGCAAAAGATGTTAATGAAAAGGAATTGGTCTGCAGCCGTTTTCTGGTAGAACTTACCGAACAGGAAACAACAAAAACAACTTTTGTAAGCCTTTCAGATGATGCTATTGTTCAGTATAAACTAGACATTCTGCAGTTTACCGAACCTCCGGTAATTCCATTGATAGATGCCGTTTATTTAACAGAATTATTAGAGAGCTATCAGTTGAGTGTAACACATCTGAACAAATATCTTTCATGCCCGATTGCTTTTTATTTTGAAAACATGTTGATGGTGCCAAGTGCACGTACAGCTTCATCGGGCTTTGGTACTGCGATACACGAGGCACTAAAAGATTTCTTTGCAGCTATGCTGGCAGATGAAGAGAAGCGTTTTCCTACGGTACAGTATTTGTCTGAGGTATTTAAATTGAAATTGAAAAACGTGCATTCGCACTTTACATTGATTGAATATAAAAATTATGAAACATATGGCTCTACAGTAGTTTTGCCTGAACTGTATGAAACATATATTGGGGAGTGGGAAAAAAATGTGTTGCTCGAACACCGCATCGATAATGTTGAATACAAAGGCGTTCCTATAAAAGGGAACGTAGATAAAATTGAAATTCATGGTTCTGATGTAAATGTGATTGATTATAAAACCGGTAAATATGCAAGCAGTAAATCCAAGCTGCTGCCGCCGACAGAGAAAGAGCCGAATGGCGGTGATTACTGGCGCCAGATTATTTTCTATAAACTTCTTATAGAAAATGACCGGAAAACAAACTACAAAGTTGTAACCGGCGAACTTGATTTTGTTGAGCCGGATGCTGCAACAAAAAAGCCAACCAAACATAAGATTTTCATTTCGCCGGAAGACGAACAGATTGTTGCCAATCAAGTGATTACTGCGTATGCAAAAATAAAGAACCATGAGTTTTCACAAGGCTGCGGCGAAGAGGATTGTACCTGGTGCACGTTTGTGCGCTACAATTACAAGCCAATGGAACTCACACACAGTGAGCAGGAGTAA
- a CDS encoding peptidylprolyl isomerase, giving the protein MGIFNKINQRSGLVVGTIVAGLLLFLLGDAFTSKNSFFSSFNNKVGEIDGSNITVEEFQKEITKAEALYGGNGNNANMDDLAWTQLVFERVNKVVYEKAGIEISEGEKVDLLEGEHMSDVVKQQFGSAEQLKQFLKYLDSDQIQSEEERASIKGRWRALKEYVYNERMRSKYETIIKKSEYVTKAEAKRYYHALNDKAEAEYVYVPYFSINDTTITVTDAMLEDYLKAHKNEFEVEAGRSIEFAVFNNVPTGVDSSYVKKDLAELKDEFVLAKNDSAFIRSNSDAPADPSYVQLNQLPPALAARVNSLQIDSVYGPFSYGTGYSLTKILKIESDTNVMAKASHILFRTNETDPAEKKAEAKKQAQQILAEIQNGASFEKMAAQYGGDGTAANGGDLGWFGKGQMVKPFENAIFGASKPGLLPNIVETQFGYHIIRVDVAKTGRKFLIASVQKNVEAFDNTVDSIYRNADAFAASVKDTGTFRTEIKKYTAGVAKYEQANVDGAAKGITSINEAREIVKWLYSDDRSVNDVSSVFTVENKNVVVLLTRIREKGTASVEDVKDQIKPRVIIEAKAKLIKEKLKVEGNDFAAAAKAYGKDAVTGTASDISLSSGMITNVGYEPEAVGALFGLAKEKKTEAFTGENGVLVLKNKNITVSEVADYNQFVTQLQQQRNNRLAYGTVEAAVKKTVEIEDMRYRY; this is encoded by the coding sequence ATGGGTATTTTCAATAAAATCAATCAAAGATCCGGCCTGGTAGTAGGTACTATTGTAGCAGGTTTATTATTATTCCTTTTAGGGGATGCTTTTACATCAAAAAATTCTTTTTTCTCTAGTTTTAATAACAAAGTAGGTGAAATCGATGGCAGTAACATTACTGTTGAAGAATTCCAGAAAGAAATAACAAAAGCAGAAGCATTATATGGCGGCAACGGAAACAATGCCAATATGGATGATCTTGCGTGGACACAATTAGTGTTTGAACGGGTTAATAAAGTTGTTTACGAAAAAGCAGGAATCGAAATTTCTGAAGGTGAAAAAGTTGATTTGTTAGAAGGTGAACACATGTCTGATGTTGTAAAACAACAGTTCGGTTCAGCAGAACAATTGAAACAATTTTTAAAATATTTAGATTCTGACCAAATCCAGTCAGAAGAAGAGCGTGCAAGCATTAAAGGCCGCTGGAGAGCATTAAAAGAATACGTATATAACGAGAGAATGCGCAGCAAATACGAAACGATCATTAAAAAATCGGAGTATGTTACAAAAGCAGAAGCAAAACGTTATTACCATGCGTTAAATGATAAAGCAGAAGCTGAATATGTATATGTGCCTTATTTTTCAATCAATGACACAACGATTACGGTTACAGATGCAATGCTTGAAGATTATTTAAAAGCACATAAAAATGAATTTGAAGTTGAAGCAGGCAGATCGATTGAATTTGCAGTATTCAACAACGTGCCTACAGGCGTTGACAGTTCTTATGTTAAAAAAGATTTAGCGGAATTAAAAGATGAGTTTGTGTTAGCTAAAAACGATTCTGCGTTTATCCGTTCAAATTCAGATGCACCGGCTGATCCTAGCTATGTTCAGTTAAATCAACTGCCTCCAGCACTTGCAGCACGTGTAAATTCATTACAGATTGATAGCGTTTACGGACCGTTCTCCTATGGTACAGGATATTCACTAACTAAAATATTGAAAATTGAAAGTGATACAAATGTAATGGCTAAAGCCAGTCACATTTTATTCCGTACAAACGAAACAGACCCTGCAGAGAAAAAAGCGGAAGCCAAAAAACAGGCACAGCAGATCTTAGCAGAAATTCAAAACGGCGCAAGCTTTGAAAAAATGGCCGCTCAGTACGGCGGTGATGGTACGGCTGCAAATGGCGGTGATCTTGGATGGTTCGGCAAAGGCCAGATGGTTAAACCGTTCGAAAATGCAATCTTTGGCGCTTCTAAGCCAGGTTTGTTACCAAATATTGTTGAGACACAATTCGGATACCATATTATCCGTGTAGATGTTGCAAAAACAGGCCGTAAGTTTTTGATTGCATCGGTTCAGAAAAATGTTGAAGCGTTTGACAATACCGTTGACTCTATTTACAGAAACGCTGACGCATTTGCTGCTTCAGTAAAAGATACGGGTACATTCAGAACAGAAATTAAAAAATACACAGCAGGTGTTGCTAAATATGAGCAGGCAAATGTTGATGGCGCTGCAAAAGGAATTACCAGCATAAACGAAGCAAGAGAAATTGTTAAGTGGTTATACAGCGACGACAGATCAGTAAATGATGTTTCTTCGGTATTTACTGTAGAGAATAAAAACGTTGTTGTATTACTTACAAGAATACGTGAAAAAGGAACCGCTTCTGTTGAAGATGTAAAAGATCAGATCAAACCAAGAGTGATCATCGAAGCAAAAGCAAAACTTATTAAAGAGAAATTAAAAGTTGAAGGCAATGATTTTGCTGCAGCTGCTAAAGCATACGGTAAAGATGCTGTTACAGGTACTGCTTCAGATATTTCACTTTCTTCAGGTATGATTACAAACGTTGGCTACGAACCGGAAGCAGTAGGTGCTTTATTTGGTTTAGCTAAAGAAAAAAAGACAGAAGCATTTACCGGTGAAAACGGTGTATTGGTATTAAAAAACAAAAACATTACCGTTTCTGAAGTTGCAGATTACAATCAATTTGTGACGCAATTACAGCAGCAGCGCAATAACAGATTGGCATATGGTACAGTTGAAGCGGCAGTTAAAAAGACCGTTGAAATTGAAGATATGCGTTACAGATACTAA
- the lptC gene encoding LPS export ABC transporter periplasmic protein LptC → MLRLVLFSACIFLLYSCQADVEQAKYVEPYTGPMMISDNIQTIYSDSGKMKMKLEAPVQLLLQSNDREFPEGIYVEFFENKETPKAILTSNYAIFYKEQNLYKISGKVVVDNKEEGKKLTTEELFWSPVTKKIYTEKQLFIKTATETIEGVGMDANQDFSSYTIRKPVGIVSVK, encoded by the coding sequence ATGTTGAGACTGGTACTATTTTCAGCATGCATCTTTTTGCTATACAGTTGCCAGGCAGATGTTGAACAGGCAAAATATGTAGAGCCCTACACTGGCCCTATGATGATTTCCGACAACATTCAAACCATATACAGTGATTCGGGAAAGATGAAGATGAAGCTGGAAGCACCTGTTCAGTTGCTGCTGCAGTCAAACGACAGAGAATTTCCGGAAGGTATTTATGTGGAATTTTTTGAAAATAAAGAAACACCCAAAGCAATACTCACTTCTAATTATGCGATTTTTTATAAAGAACAGAACCTGTATAAAATCTCCGGGAAAGTAGTGGTTGACAATAAGGAAGAAGGCAAAAAACTTACTACAGAAGAACTCTTCTGGTCGCCTGTAACCAAAAAAATATATACCGAAAAGCAATTATTTATAAAAACAGCAACCGAAACAATTGAAGGAGTGGGGATGGATGCGAACCAGGATTTTTCCTCCTATACCATCCGCAAACCAGTCGGTATTGTTTCAGTTAAATAA
- the plsY gene encoding glycerol-3-phosphate 1-O-acyltransferase PlsY — protein sequence MADILYIILGALVAYLMGSFITAIWYGRHYHNVDIRTCGSGNAGATNTFRVLGKKAGTIVMLIDIFKGWLATSLAVFLVYFDIIDKSQLDVYKLIYGLSAVAGHIFPVFERFKGGKGIATLLGMVCSIQFEAALVCLGVFLIVLITSKYVSLGSMISTLAFPLMIIFIPRFHTETPIIIVFGFAIFLMVVLTHKKNIKRLFLGEENKTYLIKKRSH from the coding sequence ATGGCAGACATTTTATATATCATTTTAGGTGCCTTAGTAGCTTATTTAATGGGCTCCTTTATTACCGCAATATGGTATGGCCGGCATTATCATAATGTTGATATAAGAACGTGCGGAAGTGGAAATGCAGGTGCAACAAATACATTCCGTGTTCTGGGAAAAAAGGCCGGAACAATTGTAATGCTGATCGATATTTTCAAAGGCTGGCTGGCAACAAGCTTAGCTGTTTTTTTAGTTTACTTTGATATTATAGACAAATCTCAGCTTGATGTTTATAAACTGATCTATGGTCTTTCTGCAGTAGCGGGCCACATCTTCCCGGTATTTGAACGCTTTAAAGGCGGTAAGGGCATTGCTACGCTGCTTGGGATGGTATGCAGCATACAATTTGAAGCAGCACTTGTTTGTCTGGGTGTGTTTTTAATTGTTCTGATCACCTCAAAATATGTATCACTCGGCTCCATGATCTCTACACTGGCGTTCCCGCTGATGATTATCTTTATACCAAGATTTCATACAGAAACCCCAATCATCATCGTTTTTGGATTTGCTATTTTCTTAATGGTTGTATTGACACATAAAAAAAATATCAAGCGATTGTTTTTGGGAGAAGAAAACAAAACGTATTTGATTAAGAAAAGAAGTCATTAA
- a CDS encoding type III pantothenate kinase: MNIVIDVGNNYIKIGAFSGGKLQWTKTYSRLHDVLQAVQAEKPVHVFISSVRNQTDFSALETVTQVHFLNKHTRLPIDIDYETPHTLGTDRIAAAVGAATLFPGCNNLFFDLGTCLTHGFINTKAVFEGGSISPGVEMRFKALAHFTEKLPLVKAEKEPPLTGKSTSGSIMSGVLNGIQFEIEGFIEAYQNKYTPINVLLTGGNASLFEKRLKEPIFVIAELNLIGLNRILNYNV; the protein is encoded by the coding sequence ATGAATATTGTAATAGATGTTGGGAACAATTATATCAAGATAGGTGCATTTTCGGGCGGGAAATTGCAATGGACAAAGACTTACAGCCGGTTACACGATGTACTGCAGGCGGTACAAGCCGAAAAACCGGTTCATGTATTCATTTCAAGTGTACGCAATCAAACAGATTTTTCTGCTCTTGAGACAGTTACGCAGGTTCATTTTTTAAATAAACACACACGCTTGCCGATTGATATTGATTATGAAACGCCGCACACCTTAGGAACAGACCGGATCGCCGCCGCTGTTGGTGCTGCAACATTATTCCCGGGCTGCAACAATCTGTTTTTTGATCTGGGAACGTGCCTCACGCATGGGTTTATAAACACAAAGGCTGTTTTTGAAGGCGGAAGCATAAGTCCGGGTGTAGAAATGCGTTTTAAAGCACTGGCACACTTTACAGAAAAATTGCCGTTGGTAAAAGCTGAAAAAGAGCCTCCATTGACCGGAAAATCAACTTCAGGTTCAATCATGAGCGGCGTTTTGAATGGAATTCAATTTGAAATAGAAGGTTTTATTGAAGCCTATCAAAATAAATATACGCCTATTAACGTATTATTAACCGGCGGCAATGCTTCTCTTTTTGAAAAGAGGCTAAAAGAACCCATCTTTGTAATAGCGGAGTTGAATTTAATTGGTTTAAATCGAATACTGAATTATAATGTTTAA
- a CDS encoding outer membrane protein transport protein, which translates to MNQRGTIRNMGMGYAGSSLTSKEYINFLNPAGLANFKGKYSDSLVKFDVGFTIQYKTVTGGGISSNSNGANINHLAFTFPVSKVYTMGLMLAPMTTVQNKYSYTSSVPNDPNNYSAIYKYVGDGGIYQFQWMNGIGITKDLSLGVTASYNFGNITQEASSQLITDASNPDKENEIGTKRKTNYSGLSFKPGFIYNRQLTIGDTVFYRDSTGRRLSIKKIPEPISFKFSGALEVFPDIKGTESRALIIRNPKNQLTLDSTLSKSTSHAYIPTTYRIGTSFEKAGNWTLAGDIAYTNWSNFDKNKFKNDSLSSASYSISIGGEWTPQSVYKDKSKGYRMHRLKTYRAGFCYSQTPIVVAGSRLYDYSASIGASIPVGFRTKDKPLLPKLNVAFVVGQRSTFSSDQVSEMYYRLHLSMTIYDKWFHKRRIQ; encoded by the coding sequence ATGAACCAGAGAGGAACCATCCGGAATATGGGAATGGGATATGCCGGTTCTTCCCTGACAAGTAAGGAATACATCAATTTCCTTAACCCTGCGGGTTTGGCTAATTTTAAAGGCAAGTATTCCGATTCCCTGGTAAAATTTGATGTAGGTTTTACCATACAATACAAAACGGTTACAGGCGGAGGTATTTCATCCAATTCAAACGGTGCAAACATCAACCACCTGGCTTTTACATTTCCCGTTTCAAAAGTATATACCATGGGTTTGATGCTGGCTCCCATGACAACCGTACAGAATAAATACAGTTATACAAGTTCGGTACCTAATGATCCCAATAACTATTCCGCCATTTATAAATACGTTGGCGATGGTGGTATTTATCAGTTTCAGTGGATGAACGGGATCGGTATTACAAAAGACCTGTCATTGGGCGTTACAGCAAGTTATAATTTTGGAAACATTACACAGGAAGCTTCTTCACAACTGATAACAGATGCGTCAAATCCCGATAAAGAAAATGAGATCGGTACAAAGAGAAAAACAAATTACAGCGGACTTTCTTTCAAACCAGGTTTTATTTATAACAGGCAATTAACCATCGGTGATACTGTTTTTTACAGAGATTCTACAGGCCGCAGATTAAGCATTAAAAAAATACCTGAACCAATCAGTTTTAAGTTTAGCGGGGCACTTGAAGTGTTCCCGGATATTAAAGGAACAGAATCCCGCGCGTTAATTATCCGTAATCCAAAAAACCAGCTGACACTTGATTCTACGTTGTCGAAGTCTACCAGCCATGCGTACATACCAACAACCTACCGTATCGGAACAAGTTTTGAAAAAGCCGGAAACTGGACACTTGCCGGAGATATAGCTTATACAAACTGGTCAAATTTTGATAAGAACAAATTCAAAAACGATTCGTTGAGCAGCGCTTCTTACAGCATTTCAATAGGCGGAGAATGGACACCGCAAAGTGTATATAAAGATAAATCAAAAGGATACCGCATGCACAGATTAAAAACGTATCGTGCAGGTTTTTGCTATTCACAAACACCTATCGTTGTTGCCGGAAGCAGATTGTATGACTATTCCGCTTCAATCGGAGCTTCCATACCGGTTGGTTTCCGTACAAAAGACAAACCGCTTTTGCCTAAATTAAATGTAGCTTTCGTTGTCGGACAGCGTTCTACATTTTCTTCTGACCAGGTTTCAGAAATGTATTACAGATTGCATTTAAGTATGACAATTTACGATAAATGGTTTCATAAAAGACGTATTCAATAA